In Candidatus Eisenbacteria bacterium, the following are encoded in one genomic region:
- a CDS encoding polyphenol oxidase family protein yields the protein MGRPLYDGAMRPDGIEFSDRLTQEKGLLLNWIPSLPGEVTGFLTTRIGGESPKPYDSLNCGFTVGDHPQSVEANLRRIGDLLRIPPPRWARIRMDHGSRILAVTDPGLAGRADGMITSHCGLPLVMTVADCPPLFLWAPGPVISLLHCGWRGVARGMVENGIHRLSAAAGRPPAELCAWIGPGIGGECYPVNWDVAVQLAPLAMNRWSPQPRLDLRRIIYEKLIRLGLSAHQVQHSAHCTSCRSDLYYSHRRDKGRTGRMAAVMVITPSTGSMMQPKDESPDKVRGIDG from the coding sequence ATGGGCCGCCCCCTTTACGATGGGGCCATGAGACCAGATGGGATCGAGTTCTCCGACCGGTTGACGCAAGAAAAGGGCCTGCTCCTCAATTGGATACCCTCATTGCCCGGGGAAGTCACGGGTTTCCTGACCACCCGCATCGGTGGTGAAAGCCCGAAACCGTACGACTCCCTCAACTGCGGCTTCACCGTCGGTGATCATCCCCAATCAGTCGAAGCGAATCTCCGACGGATTGGAGATCTGCTGAGAATACCCCCTCCCCGATGGGCTCGAATCAGGATGGATCATGGCTCGCGGATTCTCGCCGTGACCGATCCGGGTCTCGCCGGCCGGGCCGATGGGATGATCACAAGCCACTGCGGCCTGCCCCTCGTCATGACGGTCGCCGATTGCCCGCCCCTCTTCCTCTGGGCCCCCGGTCCGGTCATTTCCCTCCTTCACTGCGGATGGAGGGGCGTCGCCCGCGGCATGGTCGAGAATGGGATCCACCGTCTCAGCGCCGCCGCCGGGAGGCCCCCGGCGGAGCTCTGCGCCTGGATCGGCCCCGGCATCGGAGGCGAATGTTATCCCGTAAACTGGGATGTCGCCGTTCAATTGGCCCCTCTGGCGATGAACCGATGGTCGCCACAACCGCGGCTCGACCTCCGCCGGATAATTTATGAAAAATTGATCCGTTTGGGTTTATCCGCTCATCAGGTGCAACATTCGGCCCATTGCACATCCTGCCGATCCGACTTGTACTATTCGCACAGACGCGATAAGGGGCGAACCGGACGGATGGCCGCCGTCATGGTCATAACCCCGAGCACAGGTTCCATGATGCAGCCTAAGGACGAATCTCCCGATAAAGTTCGCGGTATTGACGGATGA